The genome window caaaaaaaaaattaaaaagataatctttaacaaaaaaaaaaaaaacattaaatcatttcaattcaaaatgaaaatgcagtAAAGCTTCCGAAAAAATGGGGGGAATAGAAAACCAAAATCggatttatattttcataattattgcAAAAGGCCCAATCAATTGTGTATAAAGCAGACCGAAAGCGCTTTCTACTATTTCCATTCGAAAATAATCGAAAaccatatgatattttttttcgaatatttttgaaattacgCAGTTTTCTGCGTAGGAAATGATATCATTAAGTATGTAAGCTATTGTTCGTTGAAAGAGAAGCCAAATACTTTGGAACTGGTGGGAggataaaattaagatatttccggaaattatgtttttaaaactatgcaggaaattgtttgttatgcatgaaaaaatgtttttgtaacTATTCAAAACTTCAACTTCTTATGACGAAAaagattttctttaaattgttaaagtcTGTAGATCTtaaaaaccaattttcaattattaaaacgTTTATCATActataatatgttttttaataattaaaaaacaaatggaaatatttataaaagaaattaaagaatttaaaattgatgtctctatattttttttcctgacatatatttctattataattataaattcattttaagaaattaataaatttattattataataataacattacGTTTAGTTTCTTGTTTTCTACTCAAGCaatatgttcttttttttaagaatttaattattaaagtgaGCAATTTCTCCCTTACatattactatatataaatttttttccatattgCAGAGTTAGAAAGTGCAAACAGCAAAATTCAGGGAACATTTCCAATTGCATTTCTAAtccacaaattgtttttgttacgcTTGTGaggttatttttatttatatatatataaattcggTATTTCGGGGGATGTTATGTTTGTGAAAGTCGGGGGTGGATTGCATTTCTGGTGGTTAGGGTGGTGTATTTTATGACCCCCCGCTAATATTTGTACCATTTCTACGAAtaaggcaaaaaaattaactcaAGGGTGGCACTTTTATGTGATTTCACAAGGTTTTCATTCGACTTTCATTAGTTAAATGTTGTATTTGCTAGTAGAAGCACGTATAAGGGCAAATATTGAAAGCACCTGTCCATATCTGAGTGTTTGATTGTTGTATTCTTGTAGAACTACAAAACTATCGAAATTAATATCTCTTAAGAtaatcattttcaattttatttattatattattataaaaataagattaaatttttaaaagtcttAAAGTTCTGAATATTTTTCCTTATTAGTAACAGAAGATTGAATTACTCATTACATATAAATTCTATGCcctcaaatattaaatactaaagttatttttagacgatagtattgtatatttaatatcgaaagtgaaaattgtattttcaaaaatttatactaaaaaatatGTCATAATTTccgttatatttatttataaattcttaTATTGTAGTTATACTACGGCTATATTTTTTAACGATAGTATTGTCGATAGTATGATAATATAACTTATGATGTTCCAAGTTCTTTGTGATTGATTCAGTTTATAAATTCATAGAGTAGTACTGCCAAAAGAATGTGCTTTGATGGagctaataataaaatgttctttaaagAAATTCCACTGTAGATATGGCTTTACAACAGATTAGCACagcggcaacaaaaaaaaagtgttttttatgcATGTTTATGCACTGCAATTGTTGCGCCTTTCATTTGCAATCGAATGGTGATTTCATGAGGCATACACTAAATGCGCAGCTAGTCATATCAAGGTGCACTAGATACTCGCacttagaaaacaaaaatgaaacaaaaagaaaaaaaagtatattgtagaagaaaaaaaaatgaaatacaaagtCGGTCAGATGCATATGCATGCAAATTGGATGCAAAGCATTTAGAAATGTTGTTAACCGGTTAACagctgcaaaacaaaatatatatatatcaacgAAATCACCACCATCCGCACCGCAAAATACAGCACCACCTTGCTGAGACATCCCTCCCCTGCGCAGCCCACAAAAGCAAACCGAGGGAGGGCAATCTGACGATGTGACACAGATTGAAAACCTCAAGTACGCGTTGTCTGAGCAAATGCAGCTAAATATGGGTGAAAcatattgatttcaatttgtaaCTAAACTCAAAGATACAAGCAGACATcgacagctacagctacagacacatatgtatatatagatagttAGATAGCTAGATACGATATTCTGCAAACCATATGCGCATTTCATTACCGCACAAAAGGTAGCGCGAAAGATTAGTTATCAAATGAcccaaataacaaaaattgcacACAATTCATAACTatagaaatacacacacatttacctacataagtgtgtgtgtgtgtgtgtgtgtgtgtgcgtgacaCAGCCGGAAGAAACGATCATCAATTTCTTAGCATTGCCCTATTGCACAACAAATATTGCAACAgttctcattttattttgcaaactTTTGCAAATTTCTATGCTTGACTGCAATGTTCGCCCAACAAGATACCCTGTTGCAAGCTTGCTGAAATGTTGACCACACAAAACTTGCATAGGCTACAATATACCTACATACAtagttttatcaaaaaaaaatacatagttATATCAAAAACCGTTAATTTAACGAGATGCGTTTGAAATTTAACTTATTGAAATTGGAACCTATGTTAACTATTTCCCCTATAAAAAGATTCCGAATATAAAGTTAAtataaaagtaagaaaaatattaaaaaattaattttttataaaattgctaCTAAGCtagaaattttaagaatttaaagctGATATTTAGGTGCAGGAAATCAAAAcgtatttttttctaataattgCGACATAAGCAGATACGCTATATTAagagaaatttattttaaatacaagcaattttatatatatatatatattcagtcTATAAATCTGACAATTAAacttaatatgtatgtattttcgaAATGTTAGAATTGGGAGCTAGCTGGATGcctttttaagtaaataatgtTACTGAAATGTTTAGAATTCAAAGCTAGTACAACTAAGTAATATTtaatcaggcctgttccggttttcacttcctATTTCATcggatttcaaaaaatgtaatttttgacgttgcatttgggcttaacattttgaaattatattttattattttattggacttaaattcaccaactcaaagtgaattcaatacgcaaaatatttccaaattgATATAAGAACAGGCTAAAGATTTTCACTTTCGacaaatcttgccgaaagtgaaaaccggaacaggcctgaatatattgatatattgttcttaattttattttaaaaaaattaagtattttatacataaattaagcttgaaaaaagaaatttgtttcaacTTGTGTTCCAATTTagctgatatttttttaatatatttattttcttcgcACAAACTATAGTACGATTGATAGTTGAGCAGTCCAGGtagattgaaaatatttttcctaattttatgagtacagggtatttgtaGCTCATATGTGAGCAAAAACCCCGACAGCTGTGCCAGCCCAATATTTATTTGAGGTCAAATGGCTCAAAGGCCTGGCAAATTGATTGCGAAACAAGAAATTTTCCCGCAATTGGGAAATTTTCGCATGAACACACACTGTGTTGACCTGGTCAAAATACTTAACACgaaaataacatatatatgtacatatgtgtaatagaaaatgtgaatgcaaagtttaaattttctttatcatTGCAGATCGATtgtcaagttttatttatggaaGAAGCGAGCGTTGAACGCGTGACGTGAGGCATAAAGAGAAAATAATTCCAAAGTAGGTAAAAATTCTCTTTAATCTTAAgtgtggttttttttaaaaaaaacattttcttttttttttgttatggtTTTAGATTTCTTTGTGCGGTTGGAAGTGAATAAATCTCAATGGTGGGCGGATATACGAAAGTGATTTCCAGTTTTCTTCCATTCCAAATCCCTTTGTACTCCCCCCTGTCCCCCAGTCCCGTTGCCGAGCTGAGCTTTAGAAAAACATGTCTGAGACGATTGACAACAACGAACAACGGAACAACCAAACAATTGGCTATCTAAACGAAGCCAACGAGGTCAACGAAGATATTGCCAAAAGTAAAGTAATAACGGATTATATAGACGACGAGTCTTTGAAGATTGTGGAAGCCTTTGAAGAAACACAGACGGAGAATTCAAGTGAACCCCAAGAGAAGACTCTCTTGCAGGAAAAGGACGtgataaaaacgaaaaagagTGTTACATTTAATCCAAATGATGAGAAGATTCGTAAGTTTACAACTGGAGAGCCGATCGTTGATCAAAAGAATCCCTTTAAGAATGGACATGTAGGTGGCAAGGATAAGAAGACGCCACCTCCGGTGCCCACAAAGCGTTCCACATTGAGTGTACGTAAAACGGTTACCCAACAGTTGCGAGAACGTGAACGCGAAAAGGAGAAAGAACGGGAAAAAGAAGAGAAGCTCAAGGATAAAGAGCGGGAACAGCAGAAGAACGAGGTGAATACACGAAAGAAGAATGCCAGTAAAGTGAATCTTGGTGCTGATGACTATATAACCACTGAAGAAGTACTTAAACAATCGAAATATGTGAAGACATATATTAAGAATCCCGATCCCTATTTTGTATACGATCCCACGGTGCTCGCTCGCCTCAAGTTTGAGGAATTACGTGACATTGCCGGCAAAATACCCaagagaaaacaacaacaacagcaacaacaacagcaacaaacttTAAGCTCGCTGTCGACAAAAGAATTGAAAACGCATGCGAAGATTGCGAAGAATCAAGAGGCTAACAAACCCAAgacattaacatttaaaaagtgCTCGAAACCAAATTATCCGGAATTGGCAAATCTGAAGATTAGAACCGGCACCGACTCCAACGGTGATTACTTCAATCCCGCCGAGGTGaccaaaaatgccaaaaagttCGATGAACGGGTGAAAAAGCTGCAAATCAGCTCCGACGACGATTTAGATGAGATTGACGGACCGCTGACGAAAAGCGAGTCCAGCGACGAACTGAATCAACCCAGTCCCGACGATCTTCAAGCAATGCCGAACTCCGAGCAACAATTGCCCGGGGATCCATCAATGGGCACATTTACCAACACCATTAGCTCCGATGAGTTTCAGGCGTATTTGGAGCGCAAGGGACTTGCATTGATGCCCAAAAGGGATGTCAATAGTCCGACTTCAATGAccacaacgacgacgacgaccacggccacgcccacgcccacaccGACACGTTCCAGTGGCTATCAAACGGCCGAGGAGCGTCGTCAACAGGTGGCCGAATCTCTGGCAGCCTTGCGCAAAAGCAACACCAAGAAGCTCTCGGTGCTGCAGCGTCTCTCCAACAGCTTGTTTGCCACACGCCGCAAGACGACGCCCAAGGGTGCAATCCCCATGCCCCGGACAGTCTACGGCGATGGCGTGGGAGATGAGCACAGGAAATACAATACGACCGCAGAGATGCGACGCATTCTGCTCGAAAGTCAGCCAAATGGACGACCATTAAAGTCAGCCAGCTTGGAGACGAATGGCACCTTGCGTGGCAATGCAAGATCCTTGAATCCGGCGGACAACAACACGGAGAATGCGACGCCGTTTCAACGGAGCATCGAACGTCAGAGTCTCATACCAAGACGCGTCTCGCCCGAGGGTCAATTGAGTCGTTTCAATCGCTCCGCCTCCATGGATCgccaacaaatcaaattgaacaGTCAACGACCGCAGCCGAGTCGGCTGGAGAGCGTTGGACAACGTCGTTCCCTGGCATCCTCGTGCCTGACCAGCGATGAGCGGATTAATTATCCCATTGCCACATCGACGCCGGTGAGAAAAGCGCTCGAGGCGCAAAATCAAAATCCAcagaagatgatgatgatgacaaatgGTGTGAATAATCATCATCAAAATGAATGGGAGCAACTGCGGGCCATCAAAGAGGTGACCGATAGACAGCTGTACCACAAGgtgttgcaacagcagcagggaCAGGGGCAGCAGCAGGGGCAGGCACAGTTGCAACTGGTGCCACAGAGCGAGGAGAACATTTATGAGCATCTGCAGCCGAATCAGTTGGTGACTCCGTACTTTGTGCGCGGTTCCTTGCAGCGCAATACATTCTCCGGCATCAGTGGACGCAATCGTCAGGTGATGATACTCGATGGTAATGCCGTGAAGCAGCCACAAGCGGTGGCACAGCCGTTGCCACAGCAGCCACCGCCGCGTTGCCAGAGCGTGCTGGATGAGCTCATCACGACGCCCAATAAACAGGCGACAATCCGTCGTGGCTACGAGAGCGAGAATGAAACGCCGGTGATACTGAGACGCAAGGAATCATCAGCATcggcatcagcatcatcatcagctcGTCGCATTGGCGGTCTGTTGACACGCGATGAGATACTGGAGAAGGTCAAGGAGTTTTGTCGTAAATCCATCAATCGCACACCGTTGCCAGCTGCCAGCAAGATGCAGCCCATCTACGAGCGGCACAATGGCAcaaacggcaacggcaacggcaacggcaacggaaATGGCAACATTATCTGTGCCGACATCTCACCCGTTTCGTATGCCTCCGTGGAGACGAATCATAAGCGACCTGCCTCACAGTTGAGCCAGGCCAGGCCGCAGGTTCCATTGCGTGTCCAGAGCTTGCCACGTTCGAGCTTTGCGCCCATAGGTGGCGCTCCCAACAACGTGTCGCCCATTTATGCGCATGTCAACAAACGCAACAGTCTCATGTCCAATGATTCCGAGCAGTATTTGTCCAGCcaacagttgccacagttgccacagCGTGCCACAGTGCCTGATCAATATGTGCTCATCCAGACGGAGGATGGTGCTCTGCAGGCGGCCAAGCTTGTGGattaccacaacaacagcagtctGTACATGCAACCGCAGTTGCTGCGCGCGCCACAAGGATATGTGCGCATGGAGGAGCTAGCAAtggcccagcagcagcagcaacaacaacagcaacaactgcagcagcagcaacaacaacaacagcaactgctattgcaacagcaaatgcaactgcaacacggACGTGCCACGCCTTTGATACTGGATCGCTCCACACAGCATGCCAGTCAAATCTACTGGACGCCACAACATCAACGTCTGCATCAATTGAGTCTGCCCAAAAGTCCCAGCAGACGTGCCGCTGAGCGTATGCATCCAGTTCCGGCGCCAAGATTGCTGCACACAACCACCCACAACTATGTCATGGCCAATGGACAGCCCTATGCCACTGTTGTCGCTCCTGCCCCGCGGAGTctcttgcaacagcaacaacagcaacagcaacacaacaatCGACAGCAATTGGTGCGCAACACATCCGATTGGGATTGCAGCTCCGAGGCGGGCGAGGTGCGACGTATTATGGAGAAATCCTTCTAAGGTAAGACAAAACAAATACGTCTTTTTACATTTGCCGCtaactttaaagttttaatatttaaggcGCCTAAGCGTGACCATACTCTCTTgtacagtatttttttttaattcaatatatttggtatttttgcaTTCGATATGAAACACAAGTGTGACCAGAAATcccaaataccaaaaaataccCACATCATATCGAGCTATCGATAACTGAACTTATGAGCTAAATCCAAGCAATTTACCGGGCgcaaaattcaaatgtgaatttttatttagttcatTTGGCAATTattaagcaataaattaatagttttatgataataataattcgaaattaaataaagtaaaggtaaattttttatgattgcTGGAAGTACGTTGTGTCTCAGTGAAAGaagttgtatatttttatataatgtcatttaatacgaaaattcaacaaaattccaaaaacatttttgctagaattttaaaaaaaatctagctttagaaatgacaaatttttatacattttgcaaattgttCGAAATATGAAAATGGCTTAAATCCGCTAAGCAAGGCTGCCACACCGTTTTTGGAttcaaggctgccaccctggtCTCTTATGtttgtacgtatgtatgtatgtctacACAAAGGTTGAACCGTCGTTGTGTTTCTTGGTAAATTGCGACGTTCACTTGTTTCTGCGGCGAATGCAGAGCGACAGCGTTATTATCATTAACAAGAACAATTGTCTAAAAGATTCAAGGTCTGCTGCTTATCAAGCGACTAACTGATAAATCTGTATAATAATATTCACACACACGGATGTGCATTGTTTTTAAACTGACTTGgtaagtgtgtgcgtgttggtttcaaaacaaatacatgtATGAATGTGTATGAATGAATTTGCGTCAACAttcatgtatgtacatatatttatttttgtttctaataATATGAAAGCTAAGTAATATGAACTAAATATGGTGAAACATGCTAACAAATAGATTTTTTCACAAAgataatgtgtgtgtgcaaaactGCAGTTCGGGCCCTGGGACAACGATAAagcgtgcatgtgtgtgtgtgtgtgtgtgtataaatgtGAGCACAGCTGAGTGCATCGTAAAACAAAATGAGAATGGAAAGAGAAGTGAAGAGCGTGTTTTATGCTAGAAATGCATGCAAAAAGTCTTTTGacaaaatccaaaatttacacaatttccattacaaaattaatatgtttatttatttattaaacttgtCGATGACACtcttaaaacaagttaaaGTATTTTCTTGACCAGCTGTATATCCATATGTATACTGGTCAAGTTAAAATTTAGTGTTTGTTATTTAGTAATTTCACAAGGAAGAATATTTGTGCGCCATTACTTTTTGACATCACTGTGTTTACGCGTAGGCGCCACACACCCCGAAGGTCGCTGCGAAAATAGAGACAgaaatttatgtgcatttctttttgcttGCAGACAAAGAGGTCGCCAGCCCAGACGCAGCAGCCAACggacacagacacatacaaacgcacacacacacatacacagcatGGATgagcagagcagcagcagcgacgtcggcagcaaagcaaagcagcagGAATTGAATGAGGAAGCATTAAAGAATTtcacaacatcagcaacatcatcatggACCATTTTACCAGCTGAACGCATTGAAATCCTTGACAGCACCAGCGACGAATCATCCATTGGCATAAAAGCTCCCGGGGAGCAGGAGTCCAGCAGCGAGCCTGCAAACGAACGGTATGCTCGACTACGTGATACCCTGTTTTATTCTCTTGTTTCTTGAATAACTTCCAAACTTTTTATCCGATTGTGATGAAAATTTTAGGGCATATTGAAATTCAATGAGcaaatgttaaacaaaatatatatatttatatcattaTCATATTAAAGATTATATCAGAATAGTGCTTTCGCCAAAAACGCAATAAAAATGCcgagaaaatcaatttttgtaacataaaatattctgaATGAAGTGCGTCGATATATGGAGCttatataccaaattttgtaCTTCTAGCTCTTACCAACTCTGAGatcagtttgtttatttctttaattatacaGTCAAGTTAgttaaatagttaataaagTAAAGTTCTTATGAAGCCCTCTGcttaaagcataaaaaataaaaaatgttgtgcTCAAATgctaattcttttttttctctctataTTTCAGCTGCAAGCCCGTTGAAGATCCCGATCCCCAGGCGGAGGACTTCTCGGATGGCATCTCCATAATAAGCGATTGTGAGAGCACAGGACGTCTGACACCAAATCCCATGTTTCGTGGTCTACTCAACGAATTGAATCTTGATTTGAGCAGCGAGCTGCCGTCAACGCCACGGAATCATCAGCAATTGCGAACTCGACGACGCAACGCAGAAATGGAGCAACTGGAGGATGCCCCAGATGGACAGGAGAAAGCAGCATCTCTCACACGTCCCAACAGCGAGTTGAGTGAACAACCACCTTCCATTGTGCGCTATCGATTGCCAGCTTTAGTCCAAAACGGTTTGACGGCCGTCTTCTATGTGGGCGCCACTTTGGCCATTTTGGCCTTCATTGGACGCCTGAAGAATCCCGAGTGGCAAGTGCTGGGCGGGAATAAACCCAGTGCGGAGTTGGAGCAGAGATTGGTTGATTTGGAGCTGCAGAATAATTTAATGCGTGCAGAAATTGATATCATGGCCAAGCAATTGAACTATCTCAGTGGTCAGGGTCAATCGCACTCCCAATCGCAATCTCAGTCACAAGGACGCAAAGGGAAAACATTTAAGGCCTGGCCAGGCAATGGCAACTCTGTGGATCCGGTGGATATAACGAAGCAGGATTTGAAGCGACCCTATAAGTGTCCCGATGGCAAATTTGTGGAAATCGCTGGCATGTGCATGGAAAGCAAACCGCATGCCGAATCTCTTGCAGATGAGATTGGTAATGTGGTCAACGATGTGCTGCAGCAATCTCAAACTTTTCAGAATTTTGAAAAGGTCACCGAGCGGCTAGGCACACTTGCTGGTAATGATCAGCCGGAGCAGGCCAGCGAAACACCCAAAGCTTTCCATGCACATGCCGAGATGGACAAGCGTCAAGGTCTCCCTCAATACAATCAGAGGTCAGATTCCTCCAAGGAGCGTTACCAGACGAAAACCAATTATAACAAGTGTAAGGAGCATCATTCTAACGAGCACACTCGTTCCAAATGTAACGAGTACGATTCTAAGGAATACTCCAAGGAGCGAACTCGTTCAAAAAACAACGATAATGATTCTAAGGAACACTCCAAAGAGCGCATTCGTTCTAAAAGCAATGAGAACGATTCCGACGAACACTCCAAAGAGCGCACTCGTTCCAAAAGTAACGAGTACGATTCAAAGGAGCGTGATTATAAGAAATATGCTGACAAGTCCAAGGAGCGTTACGAGAAGAAGaacaagcagcagcatcgTGGACATAACCatgacagcggcagcggcgagTGGCACGAACGAATGATGCAACAACGAGAACATGCACGACAACGGCACGAACAGaagcgcaacaacaattggtaCATTGAACGAGGCGGCAGTCGAGAGCAGAAACGTTCCGGCGAGACGCGACGCTAAAAAATTAACGAATTCATCATGGATGACGAGTAGAATTGTAGGGTTTACTGGAATTTTAACTGTTGACTGTTTTGGGGTGTTGGGCTCATCCATGCTAACTTACATAACATATAATAGtccaaaagaaaagaaaaagagaataaTGTTTATGAATTACTATGATTCTCGTGTGTTTGTTATTGGTTCTTAACTTCAattgtccttgttgttgttactattgTAATTGCTTGACACGCATCTCAAcgagaaaacaaaagaaaataactgTAAATTTACGtgcttaaatatatacatatatatatatatatacctgaaatatatatatatataaatgtattttatcctacgacaaaaaacaaagaaatgctattttgtttaagtaccttaactatataaaaagtatagacaaaaaagaaaagagaaaatataatagaCTTCGGCTAGTCGAAGATTACATGCTCCTTGAAACATCTCCATATTATTCATTGTGTATTTAAAGCTAAACCTAAGAGACAAACCTAAATGTCCAAGTGCGTTTGTTTCCGATTTGGTTTCGGATAGAACTATACGTTAACTATCATATTATAACACTTGGTGCAAATTTTGTCAGTAGAATCGGAATCTTTCTTTCAATGGGTATGAATTAGGGCTGCTAAATTTTCTTACAAATAAAGAGAAATAATTTCTACCGTTTCAGTTTGGAAATGCAGATTAAAAGGGgttttaaatatactatatcATGGATGGAATATATCGAGATAATTTAGATAGCCGATATATACTTAATTGTACGATATTAATTGCGATAATTTGGCAGCTCTAGCATAAAGGTcctttttaactttttgaataaattcaaaagctttcgctaaaaatataatattatatacatatttgtgatatatacacctatattattgtttttttttttctagattagaaaacattaaattattgtacCATATTAGATATTTCCTTGGAAGCCAacaattcatataaatatttttgtatgcatgtaattccttatatatctatgtatctatatgtatgtacctaC of Drosophila innubila isolate TH190305 chromosome X, UK_Dinn_1.0, whole genome shotgun sequence contains these proteins:
- the LOC117793347 gene encoding bromodomain-containing protein DDB_G0280777, producing the protein MSETIDNNEQRNNQTIGYLNEANEVNEDIAKSKVITDYIDDESLKIVEAFEETQTENSSEPQEKTLLQEKDVIKTKKSVTFNPNDEKIRKFTTGEPIVDQKNPFKNGHVGGKDKKTPPPVPTKRSTLSVRKTVTQQLREREREKEKEREKEEKLKDKEREQQKNEVNTRKKNASKVNLGADDYITTEEVLKQSKYVKTYIKNPDPYFVYDPTVLARLKFEELRDIAGKIPKRKQQQQQQQQQQTLSSLSTKELKTHAKIAKNQEANKPKTLTFKKCSKPNYPELANLKIRTGTDSNGDYFNPAEVTKNAKKFDERVKKLQISSDDDLDEIDGPLTKSESSDELNQPSPDDLQAMPNSEQQLPGDPSMGTFTNTISSDEFQAYLERKGLALMPKRDVNSPTSMTTTTTTTTATPTPTPTRSSGYQTAEERRQQVAESLAALRKSNTKKLSVLQRLSNSLFATRRKTTPKGAIPMPRTVYGDGVGDEHRKYNTTAEMRRILLESQPNGRPLKSASLETNGTLRGNARSLNPADNNTENATPFQRSIERQSLIPRRVSPEGQLSRFNRSASMDRQQIKLNSQRPQPSRLESVGQRRSLASSCLTSDERINYPIATSTPVRKALEAQNQNPQKMMMMTNGVNNHHQNEWEQLRAIKEVTDRQLYHKVLQQQQGQGQQQGQAQLQLVPQSEENIYEHLQPNQLVTPYFVRGSLQRNTFSGISGRNRQVMILDGNAVKQPQAVAQPLPQQPPPRCQSVLDELITTPNKQATIRRGYESENETPVILRRKESSASASASSSARRIGGLLTRDEILEKVKEFCRKSINRTPLPAASKMQPIYERHNGTNGNGNGNGNGNGNIICADISPVSYASVETNHKRPASQLSQARPQVPLRVQSLPRSSFAPIGGAPNNVSPIYAHVNKRNSLMSNDSEQYLSSQQLPQLPQRATVPDQYVLIQTEDGALQAAKLVDYHNNSSLYMQPQLLRAPQGYVRMEELAMAQQQQQQQQQQLQQQQQQQQQLLLQQQMQLQHGRATPLILDRSTQHASQIYWTPQHQRLHQLSLPKSPSRRAAERMHPVPAPRLLHTTTHNYVMANGQPYATVVAPAPRSLLQQQQQQQQHNNRQQLVRNTSDWDCSSEAGEVRRIMEKSF
- the LOC117786372 gene encoding uncharacterized protein LOC117786372, producing MDEQSSSSDVGSKAKQQELNEEALKNFTTSATSSWTILPAERIEILDSTSDESSIGIKAPGEQESSSEPANERCKPVEDPDPQAEDFSDGISIISDCESTGRLTPNPMFRGLLNELNLDLSSELPSTPRNHQQLRTRRRNAEMEQLEDAPDGQEKAASLTRPNSELSEQPPSIVRYRLPALVQNGLTAVFYVGATLAILAFIGRLKNPEWQVLGGNKPSAELEQRLVDLELQNNLMRAEIDIMAKQLNYLSGQGQSHSQSQSQSQGRKGKTFKAWPGNGNSVDPVDITKQDLKRPYKCPDGKFVEIAGMCMESKPHAESLADEIGNVVNDVLQQSQTFQNFEKVTERLGTLAGNDQPEQASETPKAFHAHAEMDKRQGLPQYNQRSDSSKERYQTKTNYNKCKEHHSNEHTRSKCNEYDSKEYSKERTRSKNNDNDSKEHSKERIRSKSNENDSDEHSKERTRSKSNEYDSKERDYKKYADKSKERYEKKNKQQHRGHNHDSGSGEWHERMMQQREHARQRHEQKRNNNWYIERGGSREQKRSGETRR